From Pyrenophora tritici-repentis strain M4 chromosome 1, whole genome shotgun sequence, the proteins below share one genomic window:
- a CDS encoding tetratricopeptide repeat protein 1 (TTC1) yields the protein MASKSECAAKPGATVTVTPAPEIFPPEEEKKLLDEASTEKAAANKTFTSGEYDGAIQGYEKALAVCPTYLEYDIAVLRSNIAACHLKLAEWKQAVESATQALEALDRIDPPETGNNNDGSGTISEISDTTEILLSALTRTNHSINDVHKLRTKALLRRAKARHEVGGWSSLQGALEDYQALGKPPHVLSNLDRKAVAAALRKLPQEMEEAKNREMADMMGKLKQLGNGILKPFGLSTENFQFVKDEGSGGYSMKFDQGAR from the coding sequence ATGGCCTCGAAAAGCGAATGTGCTGCAAAACCTGGCGCGACTGTCACCGTAACACCAGCGCCGGAAATCTTCCCCCcagaagaagagaagaagctCCTAGACGAAGCAAGCACCGAGAAAGCCGCAGCAAACAAAACTTTCACATCCGGCGAGTACGACGGTGCAATACAAGGCTACGAAAAAGCCCTCGCGGTCTGTCCCACTTACCTCGAATACGACATCGCCGTCCTGCGCTCCAACATCGCAGCCTGCCACCTCAAGCTCGCCGAATGGAAGCAAGCCGTAGAATCCGCCACGCAAGCCCTGGAAGCCCTGGACCGCATAGATCCCCCGGAAACCGGCAACAATAATGACGGTAGCGGTACAATATCCGAAATCTCAGATACCACCGAAATCCTCCTCTCCGCCCTCACACGCACAAACCACTCCATTAACGACGTGCACAAACTCCGTACCAAGGCGCTTCTGCGCCGCGCAAAAGCCAGACACGAAGTCGGCGGCTGGTCGTCGCTGCAGGGTGCGCTAGAGGACTATCAAGCGCTGGGTAAGCCGCCGCATGTGCTGTCGAATTTGGATCGGAAGGCTGTGGCGGCGGCGTTGCGGAAACTGCCGcaggagatggaggaggcAAAGAATAGGGAGATGGCGGATATGATGGGCAAGCTGAAACAGCTGGGCAATGGGATTTTGAAGCCGTTTGGGTTGAGTACGGAGAATTTCCAGTTTGTTAAAGATGAGGGGAGTGGGGGGTATAGTATGAAGTTTGATCAGGGGGCCAGGTAG
- a CDS encoding haloacid dehalogenase hydrolase encodes MDGLLIDSEDLYTEVTNIILKRYNRPSIPWSIKAQLQGRPGPQAGLIFHNWAQLPISHEQFMNEQSELQKDLFKRTKPLPGVMELLPGLKSRGVHLALATSSHKGNFELKSAHLGDLFGHFEKEHQVLGDDPRIPTGRGKPAPDIYLLALSTLNKTLEAQGQPPIQPEECLVFEDSVPGVESGRRAGMQVVWCPHPELLVEYKGREKEVLAGLTGEHKEDEEAQLQKTEVEVFQGKRRVGMPGEIDDGWGRLHHSLENFPYESYGIGSNL; translated from the coding sequence ATGGACGGCCTCCTAATCGATTCGGAGGACCTCTACACTGAAGTGACCAACATAATACTGAAGCGGTACAACCGCCCCTCTATCCCCTGGTCCATAAAAGCGCAACTCCAAGGCCGACCCGGCCCGCAAGCCGGACTCATCTTCCACAACTGGGCCCAACTGCCCATCTCTCACGAGCAATTCATGAACGAGCAATCAGAGTTACAGAAGGACCTTTTCAAGCGCACAAAGCCGCTACCAGGCGTCATGGAGCTGCTGCCAGGACTGAAATCCAGAGGCGTACACCTGGCGCTGGCGACAAGTAGTCACAAGGGAAATTTCGAGCTCAAGAGCGCGCATCTAGGGGATTTGTTTGGTCATTTTGAAAAGGAACATCAGGTTCTTGGTGACGATCCGAGGATACCCACTGGAAGAGGGAAACCGGCGCCAGATATTTACTTGCTGGCGCTGTCTACGCTGAACAAGACTTTGGAAGCACAGGGCCAGCCGCCTATACAGCCGGAGGAATGTCTTGTTTTCGAGGATAGTGTACCCGGTGTAGAGTCTGGAAGGAGAGCGGGCATGCAGGTGGTGTGGTGTCCGCATCCTGAGTTACTGGTCGAGTACAAAGGTAGAGAGAAGGAGGTTTTGGCGGGCCTGACGGGCGAGCACAAGGAAGATGAGGAGGCGCAGTTGCAGAAGACAGAAGTTGAGGTTTTTCAAGGAAAGAGGAGAGTTGGTATGCCAGGTGAGATTGATGACGGATGGGGGAGGTTACATCACAGTTTGGAAAACTTTCCCTACGAGAGCTATGGCATAGGGAGCAATTTATGA